In Propionispora vibrioides, the sequence ATTCGCCAAAGGCCTCAAAAAAGTCCCGGGCATAGGGATACCGGACAAACAATTCCCCTAACGTCATACCGGTTATCAACACATTCATCATTCATGCCCTCCCCTCGCGTTTGACACCGGCTAACATTACCAGACCATCTTCCGCACATTACCCATTTGATAATTGTCGCCGATTTGGGTTTGGCCCAAACAATAAGAGCAGGTTGCTGCCGGCAGGGAAAAACGCAAACGGCAGCCGGACAACGTATCCCTGTCTTCCGCTTTATTCCAAAACGTACCGGCCTCATAAGCGCCCTGCCCGGTTAAACCGTTTACAGGCAAAATCACCGCTCCCGGATTAACCTGCCTAACCCGGAAAGCAAAAACCTCCCGTTCTGCCTGGGAAACAATGTCACCCTTGGTGACGATGATCATATCCGCAAGCTTTAACATGGGGCCGACCTTCTGTGGCGTATGAATGCCGCTGAGATTATCAATGATACAAACCGCCGTAACGCCCCGGATATGAGGAGCACATCGGTTGCATAACCCGGCGCTTTCACTGATTAAAAACTCAAAACCCTGTCCTTGCCCCCAGGTGAAAGCATCTTCCATATTGATTGCAAAAAAGTGATCGGGACAAAGGTTGCCCGATAACCCGATTTTTACGGGTATGTTCTTTTTATCATATAACTCCTTATCCTGGGTGGAAAGGCAGTCAAATTTAATGACCCCCACCGTTTTACCGGCGGCCTGGAGAGCGCCGGCCACCTTGATAATGACCGATGTCTTGCCGGCCGCCGGCGGACCTGCCACAGTAATCAGCTTCATCGTTTACCGCCCTCCCGTTCCCCGGCTTGGCGGGACCGGAGGAAATCGGTATTCAACCGGTCTATCAGGGTTTCTATGTCGTGCTTCTTAACAAAATCCCAGCCAAGCCATTTTAGACGTCCGCCCGGCGGAACGGCCCAATCGCCTTCCGGATGCACGGCGGGAAACGAGGCAGCGGCACAAATACGGGCAACCCGGGGGCCTGTGAGAAATTCGGTCAGCTCCTGCAACTCTTTCATTTTTTCCCGCTTAACCAAAACAAGAATAGGATAGGCTAAAGCCCCCTCCTCCGGCCAGACAAGTTCCAGATGAGGATTGTCTGCCAGCGTCCGGGCAAAAAAGTAGGGCATAACATGAACCGGCGGAACCTTTGCCGATCGGCTCGTTAACGCTTTTACCATTTCGGCAGGATGGAGACCGTAGCGGACGGCTGCCGCCAGCTTGGCAAGGCCCTCCGGTCCGTAATCCTTATAATAATTCAATTGAACAATATCGCAGAAAGTTTCCCGGTGCCCCCTTATGACGACTTTACCGGCATATTCCGGCTTAAGCAGATCACCCCAACGCTTCGGGACCGGGGTCTGCCCCAGTCGCCTGCGGTCTGCTACCATAACGAGCGCATTGGCCGCAATGACAGAAAAGTGCCCGTCAGGATCGACCAGTTCCGACCCGGTTATTCGCATATTAACCGCCTGATTGGGCACGGCAGTAAAAATTCCCGTTTCAACAAAACGTTCAACGAAGCTTCGCAGCAAAAAATGAAACCCCGTAAGCAAAATAATATCAGGCAATTCGTCCGGTTCGGTAAAAAATTTAACATAATCCAGAAACTTAATAGAATGGTCGGCATTTGATTCAATGCAAACCTGTAAGGGGTTCCCCCGATTTGCCTCCATCCGTTCTATGACTTCCGTTAATTCGGTTTCTATCGGCACTTTAAGCGGGCACGGCAACAGCGCCAGCAAATGCAGCCGCTCACAAAGTCTGTTTGGGCTTATCTTCCCCGACTGGCCGGCTCTCCCGACAACATCCTGCAGTAGGGAAAGAAACCAACTTTCCTGTATCCGCTTTGCCTGCAAGGCTGTCCTGAGTTTTAGCAAAGAACCCCACTGTCGCAATACCCTGTCTTCGGCAAAAGGAGCAAATCCATTCTGAATAAATATCTCCCGGGTCGCCGGATAGGCCGATACAATATCATAAATTGTGGAATCAAGTAAGTTATTTCGCACCAAGACCACCTCCAGCCTCTCAATTATAGGAGTATATGAAAAAAGTCAACCGACAAAGAACATCATCTTTGTTGATTGACTCTACATTGTCATAGGTATTTAATTTACCCTCATACTACTATAAATTTAATATTGCGTCAATAAGGTCCACGAAGATTCTGTTTGTTGGAAATTCCCTGCTTACAATATCCCAGCTCAGCCTGTGCCGGGCAAATTACTCTTCAAAGGACATTCTGTCCGAGAAAAATGGCAGAACTTCCTGAATAAGTCTGTCGTTTGTTTGTCCATGATGATTGCCCTCAAAAGATATAAGCTTATGCTTGATACCCTTTTTGGTCAATTCCTCCGAAAAAGCTTGGCAACCTTCCGGAATCCAGGCAAATTCATCTTGACTTCCATATTCTATGGTTATATCTTTTAATTTCTTTAAATTAGTTTCGTAGCTGTCCACCTTATCTGCGATCTCACCAAATCCGGCGTTCCAGGCTTTCCAGGCTCCATCCCGCGAATAATTGCTGTTTTGCAGCGAGTTAACCGAAACCTTTTTTATATACGGAGCATCCCCTTCCGGGTCCGGCGCAAAAGCCGAACCATAAGCAAACGAAAAATTCTTCGGCCATCGCAAATCGTTCATTTCCTTGATATATTCTGCACGAGCTTCCTGCTTTGATTTACCTGCGTAGGAATTGGCAACGGAAAAATCCAAGTTAGTTTTACCGATACCCTCTGCAGCAAACAAGCCCAGACTCATACTATATACATAGCCAAAGATCTCCGGGTGATGCATAGCAATAGAAATCGCCCCAAAACCTCCCATGGAATGACCGGCAATGCCCCGGGAACCGGCTTGCTTAATTGTCCTGAAATTTTCATCCATATAGGTAACAACGTCTTGTACAACAAAGTCTTCCCAGTTACCGGTAACCGGAGAATTAACATAAAAGCTGCCTTTTAGTTTGTTCCGTCCATTCACGGTCACAACAATCATTTCATTAATTTTTTTATTTGCGATCAATTGGCTCATCCCGCGGGTAACAACATGGCCGTAATTAACAAAACTATCATCATACCCGGGTAAAAAATATACTACTGGATAGTTTTTTTTAGTTTCTTCATAGGATTTGGGAAGAAAAACAGTAATTTCCTGCTGTAAGCTTTCATCAATCATATTGTTTTTTAACGAAGGTGCATCGATCTTTTTGGTAAGTAACTGTCCCTGTGTTGCACTGACAGGATTGGCATCCGGTGTATCCATAAGACTGCCCATAATTAAAATGACTGCAACCACTACTATGAATAATCCTGAGACTTTTTTGAAATCCATGAAAATTCCTCCTTCAGATAATCCGGTTTTTCCTTAACTACACCCATTACCTGTAACACCGAAAGAGAATGACAGATTTTCTACCATCAGTCACTTTTTCAAACGTATGGCTGCTTTTTCCTTTCTCATCCCCCTCTTATGATTCAGCAATCCGACTGCCGGATACCCAATAATTTCCTTACCAATATTTTCATTATAAAAGCTGGAACCGAAATCTTCAATCAAAGATATAGGTAAAAAGCCTATGATGAAGAAAATACATTGCTAGGTGGAAAAAAAGAGCAATTTTAAGGCCATATCCCTCAAAATTGCTCCCTTTATGAACATTAATCGGAACTTCTCTAGAAGAAAGCTCTTAAAAGACATGTAGCTTTCCCGGCATAACGCATGCAGCGTATCAACTCAGCGCAAATCCCTGACTCTAATATCCTTAATTTGTTGGCCAAGACTGGATATAGGTTCAATAACTAACTGCAAATTTCCATTTTTCATATTTACCGCCAATTCAGGATAGGCCTTCTGCAAAGCGGCTTGTACCAAAATTTCATCAGGCTGTCCTTCCACCTGTACCGTCAGTTGATCAACAAGACCCGCTTTTTCTACCCTTACCAATATGCGTCCGGTAGTTTTAGGAACTTTACCGACAGCATCGGCGATAACCCGGCCATAGAGGTTCATATCCCCGGCTACAATCATATCGTCGGTTCGTCCCCCGATATGGACGGCCCTTAACGGCAGCCAGCACGGGCAGGTAGCCCAGCTCCCCCGGTCGCCCGACCGGTAGCGGATAAAGGGCATTCCGTCCCGCCGCAACGTGGTAAATACCAGTTCGCCTTCCTGAGCCGGCTGTCCTGTGGCAGGATCAATAATTTCTGTTACCAGATGCAAATCGTTAATATGAAAAGCCTGACAGCCCGGCAAAGAAATGGTTTGAGCGCTGCCAATCTCGGTGGAGCCGTAAATATCAAACACGGCCGCCCCCCAGTATTCCTGAAAAAAAGCCTTATGCTCCGCCGTCAGCCGTTCCCCGACGAGAGCAATTTTACCGACCGGTATGCGGTACCCCAATTGCTGCGCTTCCCGGGTAACGGCAGTCATATAAGAAGGAGAGGAAAAAATCATATCCGGTGAAAAACGCTTCAGCCAGGTCACCGTCTCAGCAGGATTGTCGGCTCCCACCATCAGCGGCAGTCCACCCGCCCGCTCTACGGCACGCTGCACGCTGGCCCCGCCGATCCAAAGCCCATGCCCGATTGGCAAAGCAATCAGCGCCACCAGTCTGCCGCTGTGGACCATCCGGATGGTCATGCCGTACAAGTTGGATAAGGCCTGCATTTCCCGGAAGGTATAATAGACCCGCTTCGGCTCCCCCGTTGTACCGGAGGTGGTAAAAACAGCCGAAAGCCGGTCCTCCGGCACACAAAGAAAATCCCGCCATTGCCGGATATCCGCTGCCGTCGTAAAGGGAAGCTGCGCTAAATCAGTGACTGTCCGTATGGTTTCCGCCTTAATGGCATATTCTTTAAATAAGCGCCGGTAAAAGGGCGACCGCTCCTGCACATATCGCAGGGTATGGCGCAGCCGCAATTCCTGGACCGCATCAATAAAGCCGGGCCTGAGTCCCTGCTCCACCGTATGTTTAAAAAAAGCCCCGGCCCGTTTGACCGCCGCCGGCCGGCAATTTTGATCCTCGAAACGGCGCAGCGTTCTGTCAATCACTTCAGCAATCATCAGTTTCTCTCCTGTAGTCCCCGTTTGATTTCCTCTATAGTTATATCCCCTCCGCCTCTCCTTATACGCGGCGAGGGCTGTTACCATACCGGTCTGCAGGAATCCTTTTGCAGAGTCTTTAGGAGGCACACCTTATGCATTCCCTACTGTTCCTAAAATGCATGCTCAGCGGCTTCTTACTGGCCGCCCCCATCGGTCCCGTCAACCTGATCTGCCTGAAACGGACGCTCAGCGAAGGCCGTCTGAGCGGACTGGCTGCCGGACTGGGCGCCGCCCTGGCCGATGCGCTCTTTGCCTACATCGCGGCGGCCGGCCTTCACGTGTTTACCGATTTCATCCTCCGCCATGTCTCATTGCTGCGCTGGGTTGGCGGGCTGTTGATCATCTATTTGGGCTACCGGACTTTCCAGAGTGCGGCGCCCTGCCGCGAAGAAGTCCGTCCTTCCCCCCACAGCCTACTGCGCCTGGCGGGCAAAGTCTTTGTCCTGACCTTAACCAACCCCTTTACCATTTTTGCCTTTTTAGCCGTCTTTTCGACTCTCGGCATCGCCGGTAGAATCACCAGTCTGACAGCAACCGTCCTGGCCGCGCTGGCCGTCTTTACCGGCTCGGCGCTATGGTGGCTCACGCTGACAGGTTTGGCCGCTTGCTTCCGCAACCGGATAACAGACAAGGTCATTGTCAAAATCAACCGGCTGTCAGGAGTGCTCATCGTGCTGCTTGGCATCGTTTCCATCCTGGAGCTGTAACGCCCCTTGCACCGCCTGCTCCGGCAACAGGGTATTATTGTTTTGTTGCGCCAATCCCTGATATTTCCTTGGCGAAAGACCGTACACCTTTTTAAAGGACCGGGTAAAGTTGGAATAATCGCTAAAACCGCTTTCCAGGCAAGCCAGCATGACCGGGTTGCCCTCCCGGATCAGCCGGCCGGCACTGATCAGCCGTTTCTGCAGGACATAGCTGTGCACACTGTAGCCGGTGTGCTGCTTAAATTTGCGCATAAAGTGATATTTGCTCAAGAAAAACTCTGCCGCCAGCTTTTCAACAGACAAATCCTCGGCCAGATGCTCGTCGATATGGCGCAGTACCTCACCGATACTTTCATCCTGCTGAACGCCGGCCGGCGTAGTGCCGTCCTGCCGCAACAACATCAGCCTGTTGATATGTACCAGCAACTGCAGGAGCAGTGCATTGCGCAAAATGGCGTCGCCAAACTGCCTGTCGGCACAGGTCGCGTCGATCTGGCCCACCAGGCCCTTAATCACCGGCAGCATATCCTGGGTCATTCGCAACACATGGTTTTTGTTCTGTTGCGCCAGGCTGAAGCAGGTCAGCAAATCATCACCAGCCACACCGCCGCTTTGCAAAAAAGACGGTTTAAGCCACAGCACCATGCGCCGGTATGGCAAGGCAGGGTCAATGACCGGGTTGTGAACGCTGTCCTGATGGACCAGCACCACATCCCAGGGCTTTAGCGGATAGGCAACCCCTTCCACACAATAGGTGACTTTCCCTGACAAAAAGATAATTACTTTATGAAAATCATGATAGTGCGATTCAATCTGCAGCTTTTTGCTGTCCGATAAATTAAAAAAGCTGACCTCCTGCAAAAGGTAACCCCGTTTTGCCGGAGAAAACTGAGTTTCACTGTCCATGCTAGCTCGCTCACCGCTCTCTATCAGTATTTCCCTTACTATTCGCCATAGCAGTATTTACCACCTTTCCCGCAGGTTATGCAATGTTTTTACCACACACTGTTGCTATACTAAAGCTAGCAATAACAAGCTTGAGGGAATCAACCGTTCCCAACCCGCGCAATCCCGGAG encodes:
- a CDS encoding GTP-binding protein, producing MKLITVAGPPAAGKTSVIIKVAGALQAAGKTVGVIKFDCLSTQDKELYDKKNIPVKIGLSGNLCPDHFFAINMEDAFTWGQGQGFEFLISESAGLCNRCAPHIRGVTAVCIIDNLSGIHTPQKVGPMLKLADMIIVTKGDIVSQAEREVFAFRVRQVNPGAVILPVNGLTGQGAYEAGTFWNKAEDRDTLSGCRLRFSLPAATCSYCLGQTQIGDNYQMGNVRKMVW
- a CDS encoding ABC transporter substrate-binding protein; translation: MRNNLLDSTIYDIVSAYPATREIFIQNGFAPFAEDRVLRQWGSLLKLRTALQAKRIQESWFLSLLQDVVGRAGQSGKISPNRLCERLHLLALLPCPLKVPIETELTEVIERMEANRGNPLQVCIESNADHSIKFLDYVKFFTEPDELPDIILLTGFHFLLRSFVERFVETGIFTAVPNQAVNMRITGSELVDPDGHFSVIAANALVMVADRRRLGQTPVPKRWGDLLKPEYAGKVVIRGHRETFCDIVQLNYYKDYGPEGLAKLAAAVRYGLHPAEMVKALTSRSAKVPPVHVMPYFFARTLADNPHLELVWPEEGALAYPILVLVKREKMKELQELTEFLTGPRVARICAAASFPAVHPEGDWAVPPGGRLKWLGWDFVKKHDIETLIDRLNTDFLRSRQAGEREGGKR
- a CDS encoding alpha/beta hydrolase — encoded protein: MDFKKVSGLFIVVVAVILIMGSLMDTPDANPVSATQGQLLTKKIDAPSLKNNMIDESLQQEITVFLPKSYEETKKNYPVVYFLPGYDDSFVNYGHVVTRGMSQLIANKKINEMIVVTVNGRNKLKGSFYVNSPVTGNWEDFVVQDVVTYMDENFRTIKQAGSRGIAGHSMGGFGAISIAMHHPEIFGYVYSMSLGLFAAEGIGKTNLDFSVANSYAGKSKQEARAEYIKEMNDLRWPKNFSFAYGSAFAPDPEGDAPYIKKVSVNSLQNSNYSRDGAWKAWNAGFGEIADKVDSYETNLKKLKDITIEYGSQDEFAWIPEGCQAFSEELTKKGIKHKLISFEGNHHGQTNDRLIQEVLPFFSDRMSFEE
- a CDS encoding phenylacetate--CoA ligase family protein codes for the protein MIAEVIDRTLRRFEDQNCRPAAVKRAGAFFKHTVEQGLRPGFIDAVQELRLRHTLRYVQERSPFYRRLFKEYAIKAETIRTVTDLAQLPFTTAADIRQWRDFLCVPEDRLSAVFTTSGTTGEPKRVYYTFREMQALSNLYGMTIRMVHSGRLVALIALPIGHGLWIGGASVQRAVERAGGLPLMVGADNPAETVTWLKRFSPDMIFSSPSYMTAVTREAQQLGYRIPVGKIALVGERLTAEHKAFFQEYWGAAVFDIYGSTEIGSAQTISLPGCQAFHINDLHLVTEIIDPATGQPAQEGELVFTTLRRDGMPFIRYRSGDRGSWATCPCWLPLRAVHIGGRTDDMIVAGDMNLYGRVIADAVGKVPKTTGRILVRVEKAGLVDQLTVQVEGQPDEILVQAALQKAYPELAVNMKNGNLQLVIEPISSLGQQIKDIRVRDLR
- a CDS encoding LysE family translocator, which encodes MHSLLFLKCMLSGFLLAAPIGPVNLICLKRTLSEGRLSGLAAGLGAALADALFAYIAAAGLHVFTDFILRHVSLLRWVGGLLIIYLGYRTFQSAAPCREEVRPSPHSLLRLAGKVFVLTLTNPFTIFAFLAVFSTLGIAGRITSLTATVLAALAVFTGSALWWLTLTGLAACFRNRITDKVIVKINRLSGVLIVLLGIVSILEL
- a CDS encoding AraC family transcriptional regulator; amino-acid sequence: MDSETQFSPAKRGYLLQEVSFFNLSDSKKLQIESHYHDFHKVIIFLSGKVTYCVEGVAYPLKPWDVVLVHQDSVHNPVIDPALPYRRMVLWLKPSFLQSGGVAGDDLLTCFSLAQQNKNHVLRMTQDMLPVIKGLVGQIDATCADRQFGDAILRNALLLQLLVHINRLMLLRQDGTTPAGVQQDESIGEVLRHIDEHLAEDLSVEKLAAEFFLSKYHFMRKFKQHTGYSVHSYVLQKRLISAGRLIREGNPVMLACLESGFSDYSNFTRSFKKVYGLSPRKYQGLAQQNNNTLLPEQAVQGALQLQDGNDAKQHDEHS